The Acidobacteriota bacterium genome segment CCCGAACCCCGAACCCTGATTTTATGGTTTCCATTCGTGAACATAAGCAGTAAAGTCAAATCCTTCAGTGAGTTTCAGATTTCGGTCAGACAGTTTTCCGTGAACGGCAATCCCGCGCAGTGTTGCCAGATTGACCGGCAAAGCGGCACTTTCTCCCGTGTCCGACACATACCGGAGCGAAAGTTCGATTGAAAGCGGGGAGGAGTAATCGGTTTGCGTCTGCGAGGGATCCCCCTGGCTGGTGCACCGCGAGCGTTCCGTCCGCAGAATCTGACCATTGCCGAAGTCATAGCGAATGATCGTGGTGACCGGGACGGCGGACATGGTGGTGGTCACGGTCGAACCCAGCGACGCAAATCCATCGCAGGCGGCATTGGCCGTGCCGGTCAGGACCACCGTCCGGTCCGGAATCAAAATCGTTCCGGCCACCTGACCCAATCCACCGCCGCCGGTCCCACCGCCGGTCCCACCACCAGGACGGTCTGGGATTCGAGTCTCCCGTCCAGGACCTGAACCCGAGTCGCCTGGATCGGGAACGCTGATCGGATTGCCGCCCGGAATGATGAGTTCCGACTGGGTTGGATTTCGGGGAGCTTCCGTCAGTCGAAATAAGGTGGGTTGCTGGCCGCCGCCTGAAAACAAGACCACTGTTCCGATCTTTAATTCTTTCCACACATCGGGGTCAATCCCATTTAAAATCACGGTTGAGCCCGAGACTTGAACCACGCGACCATTGGTGACCAGATTGGTGCCGATCACCATCAGCGATTGATTGTCATTCGAGAGATACACCGCCGGACGACCGACCGACCCTTCCTTGACCACCAGCCGCTCCTCGGATTTGCTCATCAATCCGGCGGTTTCAATGTCGTTTTTGAGGATGGCCGTCAAGTTGTAAGTCAGTTCCTGGAGTCGTTTTTGGGTGGCGACCCGCACCCGGTATTTTTGATAGACGGTGATGCCGGTGACCAGCACCCCAACAAACAGGGACAGTAAGAACAAGGTGACGAGCAGTTCCAGCAGGCTCAGCCCACGTTCACTCTGGGGGAGGGTGGAATTTGAAAACGGCTTTTGGCGCGGCATACTGAATTTCATCCTGCAAAAAATTTGAGAATTACCAGCCACAAATACAATCCTTGTGCCAAAGGCTGGGACTCCTCCGTCAAGAGATCCCGCCAGTGATGTCCGGCCTCATCAAAAGTCCTGGTCCGAAGCGCGAGCGGAAATCAAACCGAAGCGAACACCGCTTCCTGTGCTTTTTCCAGGAAAACAGTATGGGGTTTAAATCGTTAACCCATAATGAGTTCAAGGAAGAAGCAGGTCGAGTCCCAGGACTTGATTCCGGGCCTGGGTTTGAGCGCCAGGTTTTACCGAACGAACCAGCATATTTTGGCATGGGATTGAGCGTGGGTGGCCCCCACATCATATCCAGGCATTGTGCCTCGATAAACCTAAAAGTGCAACCAGATTCTCGGCTGTCCTCCATGACCGGAATTGAGCCTTGGGAGATTTAAATCAGCTTTTTGGATTCTTTTAAATTCATTTCGAAATTAATTGACTTGGTTCATCACAGTTCTATCAAATTTGGTGTGAGTTGATACCCCTTCAGATTTCTTGTTTAGCTATTGAAATCGTAAATTTTCCTCTTTTTGGCAGGATGGGTTCAGGCCGTGTTTCCCGGTTGGCCCTTGTGATGTCGGTCAACTCCCCGTACAATCCCGCCCCTTATCGCAAGCAACCCATTTTTGACCTGCAATCAAAGACAAGGACAACTGTAGACAATGACCTCGACGACTGCTCCGGATCGGACACAGAAAGCCATTTTTTGGGGAATCGGCCTCATTTCGCTTGCTTCACTGTTGTTTGAATTAACGCTCACCCGAATTTTTTCGGTCGTGATGTACTACCATTTTGCCTTCATGGTGATTTCACTCGCCATGTTCGGATTTGGTGTCAGCGGCCTGATTACCTATATCAAACCTGACTGGTTCCCACGCGAAAAGCTGGGAACGAAGCTTTGGCGATACAGCATTTACTTTAGT includes the following:
- a CDS encoding prepilin-type N-terminal cleavage/methylation domain-containing protein, producing the protein MPRQKPFSNSTLPQSERGLSLLELLVTLFLLSLFVGVLVTGITVYQKYRVRVATQKRLQELTYNLTAILKNDIETAGLMSKSEERLVVKEGSVGRPAVYLSNDNQSLMVIGTNLVTNGRVVQVSGSTVILNGIDPDVWKELKIGTVVLFSGGGQQPTLFRLTEAPRNPTQSELIIPGGNPISVPDPGDSGSGPGRETRIPDRPGGGTGGGTGGGGLGQVAGTILIPDRTVVLTGTANAACDGFASLGSTVTTTMSAVPVTTIIRYDFGNGQILRTERSRCTSQGDPSQTQTDYSSPLSIELSLRYVSDTGESAALPVNLATLRGIAVHGKLSDRNLKLTEGFDFTAYVHEWKP